A DNA window from Enterobacter asburiae contains the following coding sequences:
- a CDS encoding DUF333 domain-containing protein — MRSAFWVGCAALLLSACSSEPVQQATAAHVAPGMKAAMSSSGQANCAMIGGSLSVARQLDGSAIGMCALPNGKRCSEQSLAVGSCGNY; from the coding sequence ATGCGTTCAGCATTTTGGGTAGGGTGTGCCGCGTTATTGTTGTCGGCATGTAGCAGTGAGCCAGTCCAGCAGGCAACGGCAGCCCACGTGGCGCCGGGAATGAAAGCGGCAATGTCCAGTTCAGGTCAGGCCAACTGCGCGATGATTGGCGGTTCGCTGTCTGTCGCCCGCCAGCTTGATGGTTCTGCTATTGGGATGTGCGCCTTGCCAAACGGCAAACGCTGTAGTGAACAGTCGCTTGCCGTTGGAAGCTGCGGTAACTACTGA
- a CDS encoding PLP-dependent aminotransferase family protein has translation MKKYQRLAQQIISQIELGVWLPGDKLPSLREQVASSGMSFMTVGHAYQMLESQGRIVARPQSGYYVASRPTAHQPAPPAQVIRDEVVDINTYIFDVLQASRDPSVVPFASAFPDPRLFPLQQLNRSLANVSKTATAMSVIENLPPGNVDLRHAIARRYAQQGMNISPEEIVITAGALEALNLSLQAVTEPGDWVIVENPCFYGALQALERLKLKALSIATDVREGIDLNALEQALKEYPVKACWIMTNSQNPLGFTLSAEKKAQLVALLTQHNVTLIEDDVYSELYFGREKPLPAKAWDRQDMTLHCSSFSKCLVAGFRIGWVAAGKHARRIQQLQLMSTLSTSSPVQLALVDYLATKRYDAHLRRLRRTLAERKQQAWQSLLRHMPAGVKIHHNDSGYFLWLELPAQLDAGLLSEKALTHHISIAPGKMFSTSDAWTPFFRFNTSWAWGEREEQAVIQLGKLISTMLE, from the coding sequence ATGAAAAAATACCAGCGTCTGGCGCAACAAATTATCTCGCAGATTGAGCTTGGCGTATGGCTGCCGGGCGATAAGCTGCCTTCGCTGCGAGAGCAGGTGGCGAGCAGCGGCATGAGTTTTATGACCGTTGGCCACGCGTATCAGATGCTGGAAAGTCAGGGGCGCATTGTCGCCAGACCGCAGTCGGGCTATTACGTTGCCTCGCGCCCGACCGCACATCAGCCTGCTCCACCTGCCCAGGTGATACGTGATGAAGTAGTGGATATCAACACCTACATCTTCGACGTCTTACAGGCCAGCCGCGACCCGTCCGTTGTTCCTTTTGCCTCCGCGTTTCCCGATCCCCGACTTTTCCCGCTGCAGCAGCTCAACCGCTCGCTGGCGAACGTCAGCAAAACCGCGACGGCGATGAGCGTGATTGAGAACCTGCCGCCGGGTAACGTCGATCTCCGCCACGCCATTGCCCGTCGCTACGCGCAGCAGGGGATGAACATCTCCCCGGAAGAGATTGTGATCACCGCAGGCGCGCTTGAAGCGCTCAATCTCAGCCTGCAGGCGGTAACCGAGCCGGGCGACTGGGTGATAGTCGAAAACCCGTGTTTCTACGGCGCGCTGCAGGCGCTGGAACGCCTGAAGCTCAAAGCGTTGTCGATTGCGACGGATGTCCGCGAGGGGATTGATCTGAATGCCCTTGAACAGGCGCTGAAGGAGTACCCGGTTAAAGCCTGCTGGATCATGACCAACAGTCAGAACCCGCTTGGCTTCACGCTGAGCGCGGAGAAAAAAGCGCAGCTTGTCGCGCTGTTAACGCAGCACAACGTCACCCTGATTGAAGACGATGTCTACAGCGAGCTCTATTTTGGCCGCGAAAAGCCGCTCCCGGCGAAAGCATGGGATCGTCAGGACATGACGCTGCACTGCTCGTCCTTTTCAAAATGCCTGGTGGCCGGTTTTCGCATCGGCTGGGTTGCGGCAGGAAAACACGCGAGACGCATTCAGCAGCTGCAGCTGATGAGCACGCTCTCCACCAGCTCACCCGTGCAGCTGGCGCTGGTGGATTATCTGGCGACGAAACGCTACGACGCCCATCTGCGCCGCCTGCGGCGTACCCTCGCCGAGCGAAAACAGCAGGCCTGGCAGTCTCTTTTGCGCCATATGCCTGCCGGCGTCAAAATTCACCATAACGACAGCGGCTACTTTTTATGGCTGGAGCTTCCGGCGCAGCTGGATGCGGGTCTGCTCAGCGAAAAAGCCTTAACGCACCACATCAGCATTGCGCCCGGAAAGATGTTTTCCACCTCCGACGCGTGGACACCGTTCTTCCGGTTTAATACCTCCTGGGCCTGGGGAGAGCGAGAAGAGCAGGCGGTCATTCAGTTAGGAAAATTAATTAGCACGATGCTGGAATAA
- the cydB gene encoding cytochrome d ubiquinol oxidase subunit II — protein MGIDLSIIWFVIIVFATLMYIVMDGFDLGIGILFPATQNADDRDVMVNSVAPVWDGNETWLVLGGAALFGAFPLAYAVIVDALTIPLTLMLIGLIFRGVAFEFRFKATPAHRPFWDKAFIGGSILATFTQGVTVGAVINGFTVTGRAYTGGPFDWFTAFNLFCGAGLVVAYALLGSTWLVMKSENALQERMREVSKTLLIVLLAFIAAISLWTPLAQPAIAARWFTLPNLFYLLPVPALVVIFSLYQWRCLNNPASHSRPFILTLGLIFLGFSGLGISIWPHIIPPSITLWQAAAPTQSQGFMLVGALLIIPVILVYTFWSYYVFRGKVQHGEGYH, from the coding sequence ATGGGTATCGACCTTTCCATTATCTGGTTTGTGATCATCGTCTTCGCCACGCTGATGTATATCGTGATGGACGGTTTTGATCTGGGGATTGGCATTCTGTTCCCGGCCACGCAGAACGCCGACGATCGCGACGTGATGGTCAACAGCGTCGCGCCGGTCTGGGACGGAAATGAAACCTGGCTGGTGCTTGGCGGTGCCGCCCTGTTCGGCGCATTCCCGCTGGCCTATGCGGTGATCGTTGATGCCCTGACCATTCCGCTAACATTAATGCTGATCGGACTTATTTTCCGCGGAGTGGCATTTGAGTTTCGCTTTAAAGCCACGCCGGCCCACCGCCCCTTCTGGGATAAGGCGTTTATTGGCGGTTCAATTCTGGCAACGTTCACCCAGGGCGTGACGGTAGGCGCCGTCATTAACGGCTTTACCGTCACCGGCCGGGCCTATACCGGCGGCCCCTTTGACTGGTTTACCGCGTTTAACCTGTTTTGCGGCGCGGGGCTGGTGGTGGCTTATGCGCTGTTAGGCTCTACCTGGCTGGTGATGAAAAGCGAAAACGCGCTGCAGGAGCGGATGCGTGAGGTGTCGAAAACGCTGTTAATCGTGCTGCTGGCGTTTATTGCGGCGATCAGCCTCTGGACGCCGCTGGCGCAACCGGCCATCGCTGCGCGCTGGTTTACGCTGCCGAATCTGTTTTATCTGCTGCCGGTCCCTGCCCTGGTGGTGATTTTTAGCCTGTACCAGTGGCGCTGCCTGAATAATCCCGCCAGCCATAGCCGTCCGTTTATTCTGACGCTGGGACTGATATTCCTCGGCTTTAGCGGGCTTGGGATCAGCATCTGGCCGCATATTATTCCACCGTCGATCACCCTGTGGCAGGCCGCCGCCCCGACGCAAAGCCAGGGCTTTATGCTGGTGGGCGCGCTGTTGATCATTCCCGTTATTCTGGTCTACACCTTCTGGAGCTACTACGTGTTTCGCGGCAAAGTTCAGCATGGGGAGGGTTATCACTGA
- a CDS encoding DUF2474 domain-containing protein: MQQPVWKRLLWLAIIWGGSVLALAAVSMLFRMLMTAAGFKSH; the protein is encoded by the coding sequence ATGCAACAACCGGTCTGGAAAAGATTGCTGTGGCTGGCCATTATCTGGGGCGGCAGCGTACTGGCGCTGGCTGCTGTCAGTATGCTCTTCCGCATGCTGATGACGGCGGCAGGATTTAAATCGCATTAA
- a CDS encoding cytochrome ubiquinol oxidase subunit I, which translates to MFGLDAFHLARIQFAFTVSFHIIFPAITIGLASYLAVLEGLRLKTKNPVWRSLYHFWSKIFAVNFGMGVVSGLVMAYQFGTNWSGFSQFAGSITGPLLTYEVLTAFFLEAGFLGVMLFGWNKVGPGLHFFATCMVALGTIISTFWILSSNSWMQTPQGYEIVNGQVVPVDWFAVVFNPSFPYRLLHMSIAAFLSSALFVAASAAWHLLRGNNTPAIRAMFSMALWMTLIVAPIQAMVGDMHGLNTLKHQPAKIAAIEGHWENPPGEPTPLLLFGWPDMEQERTRFGLEIPALGSLILTHSLDKQVPALKEFPKEDRPNSTIVFWSFRIMAGLGMLLLLLGVMALWLRYKKRVYSSRPFLWFALLMGPTGLIAILAGWITTEVGRQPWVVYGLQRTKDAVSAHGDLHMSVSLLAFFVVYTSVFGVGYSYMVRLIRKGPQPHETFATESDGRPARPLSAVTTEHKEQP; encoded by the coding sequence ATGTTTGGTTTAGATGCTTTTCACCTTGCACGGATACAGTTTGCCTTTACCGTATCCTTTCACATTATTTTCCCGGCGATCACCATCGGCCTGGCAAGCTATCTTGCCGTACTCGAAGGGCTGCGGCTGAAAACCAAAAATCCGGTCTGGCGCTCGCTGTACCATTTCTGGTCGAAGATTTTTGCCGTCAACTTTGGCATGGGCGTGGTCTCCGGGCTGGTGATGGCCTACCAGTTCGGCACCAACTGGAGCGGATTTTCACAGTTTGCGGGCAGCATTACCGGCCCGCTGCTGACCTATGAAGTGCTGACCGCCTTCTTCCTCGAAGCCGGGTTCCTCGGCGTGATGCTGTTCGGCTGGAACAAAGTCGGGCCGGGTCTGCACTTCTTCGCCACCTGCATGGTGGCGTTGGGCACTATTATTTCTACCTTCTGGATCCTCTCGTCGAACAGCTGGATGCAGACCCCGCAGGGCTATGAGATCGTCAACGGTCAGGTCGTGCCGGTGGACTGGTTCGCCGTGGTGTTTAACCCCTCCTTCCCTTACCGCCTGCTGCATATGTCGATAGCCGCATTCCTGAGCAGCGCCCTGTTTGTGGCCGCATCCGCGGCATGGCATCTGCTGCGCGGCAATAATACCCCTGCCATACGGGCAATGTTTTCGATGGCGCTGTGGATGACGCTGATTGTCGCCCCCATCCAGGCCATGGTTGGCGATATGCACGGTCTGAACACCTTAAAGCACCAGCCCGCCAAGATTGCCGCCATTGAAGGCCACTGGGAAAATCCGCCGGGTGAGCCTACCCCGCTGCTGCTGTTTGGCTGGCCGGATATGGAGCAGGAGCGCACCCGCTTTGGGCTGGAGATCCCAGCGCTGGGGAGTCTTATCCTGACGCACAGCCTGGATAAACAGGTTCCGGCTCTCAAAGAGTTCCCGAAGGAAGACCGTCCGAATTCCACCATCGTGTTCTGGTCATTCCGCATCATGGCGGGCCTGGGCATGCTGCTGCTGCTGCTCGGGGTGATGGCTCTCTGGCTGCGCTACAAAAAACGCGTGTATTCGTCTCGCCCCTTCCTGTGGTTTGCGCTGCTGATGGGGCCAACCGGGCTGATTGCCATCCTGGCCGGGTGGATCACCACCGAAGTGGGCCGCCAGCCGTGGGTGGTCTACGGACTCCAGCGAACGAAGGATGCGGTTTCTGCCCACGGTGACCTGCATATGAGCGTAAGCCTGCTGGCCTTCTTCGTCGTCTATACCTCGGTATTCGGCGTGGGTTACAGCTATATGGTGCGCCTCATCCGAAAAGGCCCGCAGCCGCATGAAACTTTCGCCACCGAGTCCGACGGACGTCCGGCGCGCCCGCTTTCTGCCGTCACAACTGAACATAAGGAGCAGCCATAA
- the hslJ gene encoding heat shock protein HslJ, which translates to MKKLIALSVISLVLSGCVNPGKASVQPEQLKNHRFVLENVNGKAVKTATTQPEIGFSALPDISLVNNISVSGQMCNRFNGQGKLSEGELKVKTLAMTRKLCTESQLNELDQTIGDMLRKGAQVDLTEDQLTLATADKTLMFKRVE; encoded by the coding sequence ATGAAAAAGCTCATTGCGTTAAGCGTTATTAGTCTTGTCCTTTCCGGCTGCGTTAATCCGGGCAAAGCCTCCGTACAGCCGGAGCAACTTAAAAACCATCGCTTTGTGCTGGAAAACGTCAACGGTAAGGCCGTGAAGACCGCGACAACGCAACCTGAGATCGGTTTTAGCGCGCTGCCAGATATCAGCCTGGTGAATAACATCAGCGTTTCTGGTCAGATGTGTAACCGCTTCAACGGACAGGGGAAATTGTCCGAAGGCGAGCTGAAGGTTAAAACGCTGGCCATGACCCGTAAGCTCTGTACTGAGTCGCAGCTGAATGAGCTGGATCAGACCATCGGCGACATGCTGCGCAAAGGGGCGCAGGTCGACCTGACTGAGGACCAGTTAACGCTGGCGACAGCCGATAAAACGCTGATGTTTAAGCGTGTAGAATAA